A region from the Spea bombifrons isolate aSpeBom1 chromosome 7, aSpeBom1.2.pri, whole genome shotgun sequence genome encodes:
- the LOC128501844 gene encoding parvalbumin, thymic CPV3-like — translation MSITDILNPSDIAAALKECEAPDTFNYKKFFQTCGLVKKAPHEVKTLFQFVDNDRSGFVEEQEMLNFLQRFDPSARLLTSAEATEFMAAADRDRDGKIGADEFQAMVHS, via the exons ATGAGCATTACAGATATCCTAAATCCTTCTGATATTGCTGCTGCTCTGAAGGAGTGTGAAG CTCCTGACACCTTTAACTACAAGAAATTTTTCCAAACTTGTGGGTTAGTGAAAAAGGCACCCCATGAAGTGAAAACTCTCTTCCAATTCGTAGATAATGACAGAAGCGGCTTTGTTGAGGAGCAGGAGATGCT GAATTTTCTTCAGCGGTTTGATCCTTCCGCCAGACTCTTAACAAGCGCAGAAGCAACTGAATTCATGGCTGCAGCTGACCGCGACCGAGATGGTAAAATCGGAGCCGATG agtTCCAAGCAATGGTTCATTCTTAG
- the LOC128501845 gene encoding parvalbumin beta-like → MSITDILSAKDIDAALTCVQESFTYKTFFQKVGLAGKTPDQVKKVFEILDRDRSGYIEEDELQLFLQNFKSGARALSDAETKAFLAAGDSDGDGKIGVDEFQALVKA, encoded by the exons ATGTCTATCACTGACATCCTCTCCGCAAAGGACATTGATGCTGCTCTGACCTGTGTACAGG aatCATTTACATACAAGACCTTCTTCCAAAAGGTCGGTTTGGCTGGAAAAACCCCTGACCAGGTCAAGAAAGTCTTCGAGATCCTTGACAGGGACAGGAGTGGATACATTGAGGAAGATGAGCTCCA gCTTTTCCTCCAGAACTTCAAGTCTGGTGCCAGAGCTCTGAGTGATGCTGAGACCAAGGCATTCTTGGCAGCTGGTGACTCCGATGGTGATGGCAAAATTGGAGTAGATG AGTTCCAGGCTCTGGTAAAGGCATAA